GGCTGAGGAAGTGAGTTGACACTAGCCACTACTGTTAGGTGCTCCAGGACTCAGAGACTCCGGGCCCTTCTTCTGCCCCTGACACACCTGACTCCGGGGCCGTGTTGCTCGTGTCAGACGGAACCCACAGTGTCCGATGCCTGGTGACGCGCAATGCCATCGACACTTCCGAATGGTAAGACACAGGTGCTACTTGTCTATGGAAGGTGGGAGTGCAAGGTTGAACCCGAGGCGGgcgggtgctggagaggtgggaaaAACTCATATCCCAGCCGTGTGGGGTAGGTGCCTGGGCGCCTGGGCAGTGAGGGCTGTGCTTGTCGCAGGGTGGAGAAGGAGTTCGGATTCCGTGGGACAGAGGGCCGgatcctgctgctgctggcctgCGGAGTCCGCATTGAGGTTCCTCAGGACCATACGGTGAGGGTGGTAATGCTCACTTGGGCGGGTTGGTTACTGTGCCTGGCTGTTTGTGACATCCCCTGAGACACTACACCCCAACTCCTCCAGCCTGCCGAGTTCTACCTCCAGGTGGACCGCTTTAACCTGCTGCCCGCGGAGCAGCCCCGGCTACAGGTGACTAGTTGGTAAGTGAGCCCTCCAAGAGaaggggatgtagctcagtggcaaagcacAGGCTTAGCATACCTGAGGGGTTCAATCCAAGTCTCCCCATATTCCTCCCCCCCAAACAAAATGGTATATGAAGTTTCCACGCTCTGCCTCTTCACTCTCCCTGGGCTAGGTCTTTGGGTGAAGAGACTCGGCTGTAAGTCACACTGACTACCTaccaccctcctttctcccagcaaccAGGATTTGGAGGTGCAGAGAAAGCTCAATGAATGTCTTGCGTGAGTCTGGGATTGGGCTCTCAGGCTGAGTGTGCTATGGTCCCGGGGTGGCAGAGCCGGGTAGACTGGCATCGGGGTTGTTCCTGAGAAGTGTTCCCATTGTCTCTCTAGGGACCACCTTTCAGAGTCTGCGTCTTCCAGTGCAGGTACTGGTAGGGTTTCCCGGTAACCCTACCTCTCCCCAGAAGCAGAGGTCCTGCTGCTGCTCCCCTGTTCTACTCAGTAAGTAACTGTAATACCTTACCCGTCCTTCTTGTTTCAACTCCAACCCTTTGGCCAAATCTCTGGCCCCAGGCATCACATTGTCTCAGCTTCTGGATGAGGTGAAGGAAGACCAGAATCACCGGGGAGCACTCGTGCGTCTAGCTGAGAGCTGCCTGACGCTAGCAGGCCCCTGCCCAGCCACCCCCCTCACCCGCTGGAAGGCCTGCTTCCAGCCCACGGTTAGTGTGGAGCTTTACTTGGGAGGTTTCGGGGTGAGGGTTAGACAGCTGCCATACTGAGGGTTCACGTTCCATAGGAAGAAGCCGTGTTCACCGTCTCTAGCTTATTGCTGCACATCTCTGAGAAGGACGAGCAGACTCTGCGTTCTCTTGGCTCAAGTCAGAAGGCACAGGGTAAGGATAACTGGGAAGGCCAAAGTGGCGGGTTCGTCTTTGGAGCCTAGGGCCTACCACAGCACTGATGATTCTCCCCAGAATTCCAGGGACCCATCTTCTTTCTTCAGCCAGTTCCGTAGGTTCAGGCCATAAGCACAAAGTATTGTCAGTCAGATACTGGACGGTGTAGGATGCTGTGAAATGTTGTACTCAGCTGTCCTGAGCGGAAAGGTCTGTGCTCACACTCAGTCTCCTCCCCCAGCATCCCCGGCTTCGCTCAGGCACACGCAACCAGAGGAAAGCGATGCCAGTGTCAGCCTTCTGTCAGCCGTGGCTGCATCAGCTCCTGGGCAGGACCACAGCTCCCGGCCCCCACATGCCGTTTGCTCATCCTCTCTAAGACCTCAGGCTCCCAGGTCCACACCCCGCAGTTCTACACCCAGCCCCCCACTCCTGACCCGTAGCCCCAGTCCAGCCCAGGCCCATAGCCCGGTGATCGCAGAGCGCCAGTGGCCTAGCAAGAAACGGCAGCTTTTCCCTAGAACCAGAGCGAAGGAAGCCCATGAACCCTGCTCTGTCTGGGTGAGCACCGCAGCTGGAGAGGTGGGAGGGTTTGAGGAGCTTGGAGAGGGCTAAAGGTAGGCTGGGATTGCACTAGGAGTCCTTACTGGACTCTCTACATCCCTTTCAGGAACCCCCAAAGAGGCATCCTGATGCTTCTGCTTTTCAGTATAAATATGAGACCCCCTCTGCTTCCCTCCGTGCGCAAGTCCAGGCTGCCAGGTGAGTGCTTGGGGCTGCCCCACTGTGCTGGTCACCAGTCTTAGATAACCCTGACCTAAGGCCACGGTTTCTTTTCAGACTCCCTCCTCAGCTTGTAGCTTGGGCCTTGAACTTGGTGATGGAGTCGGAGTCAGAGCCCAAGTTAACGCAGGTATGAGGAGTCACCTGGACGCAGCAGAGGATGTGTACACACAGGTCTACGGACAAACAGTATTCCATACCCTGTTTCATTCaagttttttaataaaataatttcatgcgGCAGGAAAGGACAGGATTAGGGATTGGGGCCGCCGCCTCTTTGGTCtgtggctggggagggagggctcCGCTCAGGGCTGGAAGGTTCTGTTGGGTATGGAGAAAGAGGCTTGGTTCCGAGGCCAGAGCCTgtgaggggagatggagagagttTTAGGTTTGTGTTGAACAATATTCCATCTTCCCAGTTGGCGCTTGCCCACTCTTACCTAAGCTTGGGGATAGGGGTGCCTCGAGCTTTGGCCTGCGCTTGAGGACAGGGGAGCGCTGCAGCCGAAGGGGCCGTTCTAAAATGGATACAGAGAAACTCACTGGCTGTCCCCAACCCTTCTCCATCTTCAGTGCACGCACAAACATGCATAGCTGCTCCCATAGACTCTCCAGCCAGTGTCCTCCCACCCTCACAGAGGCCAGTGTCCAGGAGGTAGGAAGGGCTTGCACTCTTGGACTACGCTGAGCCTCTGGGCTTCCTTATTGCTCCAGCACTCCCAGCACCGGTGGTCCTGTCCAAGGACCAGAACCAAAACAGAAGTCCAGGAGCccaccctcccccatctcctgcaCTCAAGCACAGACAGAGGTGTCCCCCTCACCCGCAGGGGTCTGGAGCTGGTCCTCATGCACAGACACTGCTCGCCGCCCTGCTGAGAGAGGCCTCGGCCTCAGCTGGCCATCTAGAGGAGGCCAAGATATCAGGGTATGATCCCGATGGCTGCCCACACCCAGTGCTGGCCTCCCACTTTTAGTGTTCCCAGATGAGTCAGGTTCCCTGCAGACACTCCACCAGTCCCAGCCTAGGAGTGGGGCGCCCACCTACCTTCATTCCGAGGGCCCAAGCAGGGGTCCTCAGGAAGACTCAGGATGTCTGGGGAGGGGCTGGTTCTTCGGGGACTTGGGCTGGGACATGGGGAGGGAGGCCCTGGACCATCCTGCTGGCCCCAACCACGGCCTCTGAGCTCCGCATTCAGCTGCTGCCCCAGTGTCTTCCAGGTGGCAGACTCAGGGCCCTGGCCTCCTGGCCCAGGTCTACATGAGGGATCTGGGTGAATAAACAAGTGTCAGCTAACACCTGGGCCTGGTCCTGGAGATGGTTCTGAGCAATGGTCTGAT
This is a stretch of genomic DNA from Arvicola amphibius chromosome 15, mArvAmp1.2, whole genome shotgun sequence. It encodes these proteins:
- the Acd gene encoding adrenocortical dysplasia protein homolog, which gives rise to MSCWERLVPRPWIRELILGPETLSSPRTGQLLKVLQDSETPGPSSAPDTPDSGAVLLVSDGTHSVRCLVTRNAIDTSEWVEKEFGFRGTEGRILLLLACGVRIEVPQDHTPAEFYLQVDRFNLLPAEQPRLQVTSCNQDLEVQRKLNECLADHLSESASSSAGITLSQLLDEVKEDQNHRGALVRLAESCLTLAGPCPATPLTRWKACFQPTEEAVFTVSSLLLHISEKDEQTLRSLGSSQKAQASPASLRHTQPEESDASVSLLSAVAASAPGQDHSSRPPHAVCSSSLRPQAPRSTPRSSTPSPPLLTRSPSPAQAHSPVIAERQWPSKKRQLFPRTRAKEAHEPCSVWEPPKRHPDASAFQYKYETPSASLRAQVQAARLPPQLVAWALNLVMESESEPKLTQV